A window of Panicum virgatum strain AP13 chromosome 8K, P.virgatum_v5, whole genome shotgun sequence contains these coding sequences:
- the LOC120643626 gene encoding uncharacterized protein LOC120643626 has product MGRLSELLNEWEVQLLVLLSFILQLFLFFTGGCRRRSRSCFLRCTIWIAYLGADMVAIYTLVILSRDANAMDAASSSLRLAHPLAFLWAPFLLIHLGGQDTITAFDIEDNKLWLRHLLNLLVQVTLAMYVFWKSSSWHSTQVLVPGILLFVAGIIKYGERITALGHGNLNYLNSMGQQDLPDDDPPILNTTIIRDALRSAPGIRMLFARRKICDPLMKISRPSCEDPSLFLFKFMGVELGMVYSDLYTKAAVLRTRIGIVFRCISLSCTAAALVLFFFFTNTYTTAGGSRVDTIITYTLFIGVLVVDVCMVLTMVMASPWTWAWLRARGHHRMASMSMCLASSCDMVSGWLGTTKSLWSNTMGQYRFVCYDDDSHPWCSPPPPPRPPPRPTCLERVMSIIRKLTSGEDEKKPFYFWLSKLLETKHVVVDNNVTKCLVAVVDDILPQPSGSGGGEMHQQRQPEEQQWQCLGQLLLAATTHPECKQDFVRLICWLHACTEVLLREAAAAATEAPATTRISIADADAAAASADVCRKLSRYMVYLVAVHPDGASLLQVVRTNPDKEYKRWERYSSIRLQGKQHQVHMGLLRLELEAAAMASRGRGSSSSSANSNSNTGTIMASSLPRPEHWQRTLKELERMWARLLVYAAAKSRPEAHAAALARGGELLTFVWLLLCHNGLGDAFQIDLVPSKKQHVVPSSSSAAEFAAGGSKTYYVFKNLPTVQILVNSCCPQLLVPPAQTDSRSSGRS; this is encoded by the coding sequence ATGGGGAGGTTGTCGGAGCTACTAAACGAGTGGGAGGTCCAGCTATTGGTGCTTCTCAGCTTCATTCTACAACTCTTTCTATTCTTTACTGGCGGCTGTCGGCGACGCAGCAGAAGCTGCTTTCTTCGATGCACCATATGGATAGCATATCTGGGAGCTGACATGGTAGCCATATACACTCTTGTTATCCTGTCACGAGATGCGAATGCGATGGATGCGGCGTCGTCGTCACTAAGATTAGCCCACCCATTAGCATTCCTTTGGGCACCTTTCCTCCTCATCCATCTTGGCGGTCAGGATACCATCACTGCCTTTGACATCGAGGACAACAAACTGTGGCTGCGGCATCTGCTGAACCTGCTAGTCCAAGTGACCCTAGCAATGTATGTGTTCTGGAAGTCCAGCAGCTGGCACAGCACGCAGGTTCTTGTCCCTGGCATCCTACTGTTTGTAGCTGGGATCATCAAGTATGGAGAGAGGATAACAGCCCTGGGGCATGGGAACCTGAATTACCTGAATAGCATGGGCCAACAGGACCTACCTGATGATGATCCTCCTATCCTAAATACGACTATCATCCGTGATGCTCTGCGTTCggcaccagggatccggatgCTTTTTGCAAGGCGCAAGATCTGTGATCCTCTTATGAAGATCAGTCGCCCCTCTTGTGAAGATCCGTCCCTCTTCTTGTTCAAGTTTATGGGTGTGGAGCTTGGTATGGTGTACAGTGATCTCTACACTAAGGCTGCAGTGCTCCGGACAAGGATTGGCATTGTATTCCGGTGCATCTCTTTGTCATGTACCGCCGCTGCTCtcgtcctcttcttcttcttcaccaacacttACACTACTGCTGGTGGTAGTAGAGTTGACACTATAATCACCTACACATTATTCATAGGAGTGCTTGTTGTGGACGTTTGCATGGTGCTTACAATGGTGATGGCATCTCCTTGGACATGGGCGTGGCTGCGGGCTCGGGGCCACCATAGGATGGCTTCCATGTCTATGTGCCTTGCCTCCAGCTGCGACATGGTGTCGGGATGGCTGGGGACGACAAAGTCGTTGTGGTCAAACACCATGGGGCAGTACAGGTTTGTGTGTTATGACGATGACTCGCATCCATGGTgttcgccgccaccaccgccgcggccgccgccgcggcctacATGCTTGGAACGAGTGATGAGCATCATCAGGAAGCTGACCAGCGGTGAAGACGAGAAGAAGCCATTCTATTTCTGGCTGAGCAAGCTTCTGGAAACCAAGCACGTGGTGGTGGACAACAATGTCACCAAGTGCTTGGTTGCGGTGGTAGATGACATACTACCACAGCCCAGTGGTAGTGGCGGCGGTGAAATGCACCAGCAACGGCAGCCTGAAGAGCAGCAATGGCAGTGCCTGGGCCAGCTGCTACTGGCGGCAACAACACACCCGGAGTGTAAGCAGGATTTCGTGCGCCTTATATGTTGGCTGCACGCATGCACAGAGGTTCTTCTGCGtgaggcggctgctgctgcgacAGAGGCGCCGGCGACCACGCGCATCAGcatcgccgacgccgacgccgccgccgcttcagcGGACGTCTGCCGGAAGCTGTCCAGGTACATGGTGTACCTTGTTGCTGTACACCCGGATGGTGCTTCCCTTTTGCAGGTGGTTCGTACCAACCCTGACAAGGAGTACAAGAGGTGGGAACGGTATTCTAGTATCAGGCTACAGGGCAAGCAGCATCAGGTTCACATGGGTCTTCTTCGTCTGGAGCtagaggcggcggccatggccagcAGGGGTCGgggttcctcttcctcctccgccaacagcaacagcaacacgGGAACAATTATGGCGTCGTCGCTGCCTCGTCCGGAGCATTGGCAGCGAACACTGAAGGAGCTGGAGCGCATGTGGGCAAGGCTGCTTGTGTACGCCGCCGCCAAGTCCAGGCCGGaggcgcacgcggcggcgctggccagaGGTGGGGAGCTCCTCACTTTTGTGTGGCTTCTCTTGTGCCACAATGGGCTTGGTGATGCCTTCCAGATAGACCTAGTTCCATCGAAGAAACAGCATGTCGTCCCCTCATCATCATCAGCGGCAGAGTTTGCAGCTGGTGGATCAAAAACATACTACGTCTTCAAAAACCTCCCAACAGTCCAGATACTGGTTAATAGCTGCTGCCCACAACTCCTTGTCCCTCCTGCACAAACCGACAGCAGGTCATCAGGAAGAAGCTAA
- the LOC120643627 gene encoding uncharacterized protein LOC120643627, translated as MDEKNFNQEVSSLIRVKHKNIVRFLGYCADTQGKVEKYMGKMVIADVRQRLLCFEFMPNGSLDKHINDASRGLEWTTRYQIIKGICEGLHYLHQQKIVHLDLKPANILLDHKMVPKIADFGLSKCFDETQTRAITLKVVGTQGYMAPEFYSGLITMKSDIYSLGVIVTEILTGQKGYLLIENVIESWSTRFQTSQGGMWLEHVKVCAEIGFDCMDSDPVKRPMAQHIIEMLDGLEHKHGCFDIDLSTTQLFKDKMIKVVGSNATSNVTGPSTDNPQTGGPVVPQSHGTVYNLKLYMHQPIGGPNHNHVNIANLEHPQMFGYTNVHDYPIYDSLGPSATIVARAQGLHTETSLYYDDWFHWSSIVFNDERFQGSSFMAIGNQNKFEGEWVIIGGTGVFTFAQGTITICRILDSGSSNIKEICIRAFGCTGQTTPIENKPFRDKMIKIYSNASSKILNPSMANPQSGPVATQSQKTEYNRILYMQQIISGPNYNQVNIANPKQPEMFGYTNVHDYPIYDSLGPGKKIVARAQGLHTKTSMNYNGWFHWSNVVFTDERFRGSSSLKTIGNQEGEWAIIGGTGMFTFAEGTISTYRVQDDGSSNIKEIRIHALLCCAPDTTPTDNW; from the exons ATGGACGAGAAGAATTTCAACCAAGAGGTCAGTAGTCTGATAAGGGTGAAGCACAAAAATATAGTACGGTTCTTGGGTTATTGTGCTGACACACAAGGAAAAGTAGAGAAGTACATGGGGAAGATGGTCATTGCGGATGTACGACAAAGGTTACTCTGTTTTGAGTTCATGCCAAATGGGAGTCTTGATAAGCACATCAACG ATGCATCCAGAGGACTTGAATGGACGACACGCTATCAGATAATCAAGGGCATTTGTGAGGGTTTACATTATCTTCACCAGCAGAAAATTGTTCATTTAGATCTGAAACCTGCAAATATACTGCTGGACCATAAAATGGTGCCTAAAATTGCTGATTTTGGTCTGTCAAAGTGCTTTGATGAAACACAAACCCGGGCCATAACTTTAAAAGTTGTTGGAACACA GGGATATATGGCACCAGAATTTTATAGTGGATTAATCACAATGAAGTCAGACATATATAGTCTTGGTGTTATAGTTACAGAGATATTGACAGGACAGAAAGGGTATCTTCTGATTGAGAAT GTAATTGAAAGTTGGAGTACTAGGTTCCAAACTTCACAGGGAGGAATGTGGTTGGAACATGTAAAAGTATGCGCTGAGATAGGCTTTGACTGCATGGATTCTGACCCAGTGAAGAGACCAATGGCACAACATATAATTGAGATGCTTGATGGATTGGAGCATAAGCATGGTTGTTTTGATATTGACCTCTCGACAACACAA cttttcaaaGACAAGATGATAAAGGTGGTAGGCTCCAATGCAACCTCGAATGTCACTGGCCCTTCAACGGATAATCCACAAACTGGTGGTCCTGTCGTCCCCCAGTCCCATGGGACTGTATACAATCTCAAATTATACATGCACCAGCCAATCGGTGGACCAAACCATAACCATGTGAATATAGCAAATCTAGAGCACCCTCAGATGTTTGGTTACACCAATGTTCATGATTATCCCATATATGATAGTCTTGGCCCAAGTGCAACAATTGTTGCACGCGCACAAGGTCTGCATACCGAAACTAGTCTTTATTACGATGACTGGTTCCACTGGAGCAGCATAGTGTTCAATGATGAAAG GTTCCAGGGGTCCAGTTTTATGGCAATAGGAAATCAAAATAAGTTTGAAGGAGAATGGGTCATCATTGGTGGCACAGGAGTATTTACTTTTGCACAAGGTACCATAACGATATGTAGAATACTAGATAGTGGGTCCTCAAACATAAAGGAGATATGTATCCGCGCATTTGGCTGCACAGGACAGACCACCCCAATTGAGAATAAG CCTTTCAGGGACAAAATGATAAAGATTTATTCCAATGCAAGCTCAAAAATATTGAACCCTTCCATGGCTAATCCACAGAGTGGTCCTGTAGCCACACAGTCCCAGAAAACTGAGTATAATCGCATCTTGTACATGCAACAGATCATCAGTGGACCAAACTATAACCAAGTAAATATAGCAAATCCAAAGCAGCCTGAGATGTTTGGTTACACCAATGTTCATGATTATCCTATATATGATAGTCTTGGTCCAGGAAAAAAGATTGTTGCACGTGCACAAGGCCTGCATACAAAGACTAGTATGAACTACAACGGCTGGTTTCACTGGAGCAATGTAGTGTTCACTGATGAAAG GTTCCGGGGATCCAGCAGTCTTAAGACCATAGGGAATCAAGAAGGCGAATGGGCTATTATCGGTGGGACAGGAATGTTTACTTTTGCAGAGGGTACCATTAGCACTTATAGAGTACAAGATGATGGGTCCTCGAACATCAAGGAGATTCGTATCCATGCATTATTGTGCTGCGCACCCGACACCACTCCAACTGACAATTGGTGA